A genomic region of Castor canadensis chromosome 16, mCasCan1.hap1v2, whole genome shotgun sequence contains the following coding sequences:
- the Spred3 gene encoding sprouty-related, EVH1 domain-containing protein 3 isoform X1, which produces MVRVRAVVMARDDSSGGWLPVGGGGLSQVSVCRVRGARPEGGARQGHYVIHGERLRDQKTTLECTLRPGLVYNKVNPIFHHWSLGDCKFGLTFQSPVEADEFQKSLLAALAALGRGSLTPSSSSSSSPSQDTAETPCPLTSHADSDSSSSHSRQETPPTAAAGPIVTVESASAFGPATPPQRRRSSAQSYPPLLPVTGIPEPSEPVPGVGGPGWGGRGYEDYRRSGPPAPLALSTCVVRFAKTGTLRGAAQGPPVSLPAPLTEAAPPAPPARPPPGPGPSPAPAKASPEAEEAARCVHCRALFRRRADGRGGRCAEAPDPGRLLVRRLSCLWCAESLLYHCLSDAEGDFSDPCACEPGHPRPAARWAALAALSLAVPCLCCYAPLRACHWVAARCGCAGCGGRHEEAAR; this is translated from the exons ATGGTGCGGGTCCGAGCCGTGGTGATGGCCCGAGATGACTCCAGTGGGGGCTGGCTGCCTGTGGGGGGCGGGGGCCTCAGCCAGGTGAGCGTATGTCGGGTCCGAGGGGCCAGGCCCGAGGGGGGGGCCCGCCAGGGGCACTACGTCATCCACGGGGAGCGCCTCCGGGACCAGAAA ACCACCTTGGAGTGTACCCTGAGGCCAGGCTTGGTTTACAACAAAGTGAACCCCATCTTCCACCACTGGAGCCTGGGTGATTGCAAGTTTGGGCTGACTTTTCAGAGTCCTGTAGAGGCTGATGAGTTCCAGAAGAGTCTGCTGGCTGCACTGGCGGCACTTGGCCGAG GCTCACtcactccctcctcttcctcctcctcctccccttcccaagACACCGCAGAGACCCCCTGCCCTCTGACG TCCCACGCAGACAGCGACTCCTCCTCCAGTCACAGCCGCCAGGAGACACCTCCCACCGCCGCAGCGGGCCCCATCGTGACAGTGGAGTCAGCCTCTGCCTTCGGGCCGGCCACGCCCCCCCAGCGCCGCCGCTCCTCGGCTCAG AGCTATCCTCCGCTTCTACCGGTCACGGGAATTCCGGAGCCCTCAGAACCCGTGCCCGGGGTAGGTGGCCCGGGCTGGGGCGGCCGCGGCTACGAGGATTACCGGCGCTCCGGGCCGCCCGCACCCCTCGCCCTGTCCACCTGCGTCGTACGCTTCGCCAAGACTGGCACGTTGAGGGGCGCAGCTCAGGGTCCCCCAGTGTCACTACCTGCCCCTCTCACCGAGGCTGCGCCTCCAGCGCCCCCGGCTCGCCCACCCCCGGGTCCCGGACCTAGCCCCGCGCCGGCCAAGGCCTCCCCGGAGGCTGAGGAGGCAGCGCGCTGCGTGCACTGCCGAGCGCTTTTCCGTCGCCGTGCGGACGGGCGTGGTGGCCGCTGCGCGGAGGCCCCGGACCCGGGTCGCTTGCTGGTGCGCCGTCTCAGCTGCCTGTGGTGCGCCGAGAGCTTGCTCTACCACTGCCTGTCGGACGCCGAGGGCGACTTCTCGGACCCATGCGCCTGCGAGCCGGGCCATCCGCGCCCCGCCGCGCGCTGGGCCGCGCTGGCCGCGCTGTCCCTGGCCGTGCCCTGCCTCTGCTGCTACGCGCCCCTGCGCGCCTGCCACTGGGTCGCAGCGCGATGTGGCTGTGCTGGCTGCGGGGGTCGCCACGAGGAGGCCGCGCGGTGA
- the Ggn gene encoding gametogenetin: protein MGNVQSEPSAGGGSRKEQASDRACDSRRTSVVEPEVTPSSPAVRLARGLGVWFPGTSTPPGLLVPPEPQASPSPLPLTLDLPLPVTPPPEEAVAAAVSTPPSPPVGTLLPAPSKWRKPAGTAVSRIRGLLEASHRGQGDPPSLRPLQPLPRQLPEKDPIARASAPPSTPLEPRKLPPPPPPCDRQPPIRRITPALVTSATSPPEGQAKPNSEGPTAGGARGGAPPQAGENEMARSAASESGLSLLCKVTFKSGPSLSPAAAPSPLAPKASLGGGGLFAPSGGISYAEALKQGPLAPGAARPLGEFSRGAQETEGGDGDGEGCSGPPSAPAPHNRAPPPPPYTTFPGSKPKFDWVSPPEGPERHFRFNGAGGGVGAPRRRAAALSGPWGSPPPPSGQTHSAPGPRRPTPALLAPPMFIFPAPTNGEPVRSGPPGSQQIPPPPPPPPPPPPSPPTPPATPPPAPPPAPQPTPQPAALQPTPLLVARPPTPAVGLEESVLATTPAPTLSPALAAEQIPAPALPPSPSPAPITSQPSTPAPPPIKGRTRRNKGPRAARVAAREDATPGDGPRERTTATDSGGGGSGVPTKGAAHRWPPFQVLNSCPCKCYCRHQSRHRRLPRNVSAWLRTPTNHLSEPPWVATIKLAGSLVAGLEHYDLQATHSN, encoded by the exons ATGGGGAACGTGCAGTCGGAGCCGTCCGCGGGCGGGGGCTCCCGAAAAGAGCAGGCCTCAGACCGCGCCTGTGATTCCCGCCGGACGTCCGTGGTGGAGCCCGAGGTGACCCCCTCCTCCCCGGCTGTGCGCCTGGCTCGAGGGCTGGGCGTCTGGTTCCCTGGCACCTCCACGCCCCCGGGACTCCTGGTACCCCCGGAGCCCCAGGCCTCACCCTCACCCCTGCCCCTGACCTTAGACCTGCCCTTGCCAGTGACGCCCCCTCCAGAGGAGGCGGTTGCGGCCGCGGTCTCTACACCACCCTCGCCCCCCGTGGGGACCCTGTTGCCCGCGCCTTCTAAGTGGCGAAAACCCGCGGGCACTGCGGTTTCCCGGATCCGCGGTCTGTTGGAAGCGAGCCATCGCGGCCAGGGCGACCCTCCGAGCCTCCGCCCGCTGCAACCGCTGCCCCGGCAGCTACCGGAAAAGGACCCTATCGCGAGGGCCTCAGCCCCACCTTCGACGCCCCTGGAGCCGCGGAAGCtgccgccgccaccgccaccTTGCGACCGGCAGCCCCCGATCCGTAGAATCACTCCAGCTCTGGTCACATCCGCCACAAGCCCCCCCGAAGGCCAGGCCAAGCCCAACAGCGAGGGTCCCACGGCCGGCGGGGCCCGCGGAGGAGCGCCTCCCCAAGCGGGAGAAAACGAAATGGCCCGCTCTGCGGCTTCTGAATCAGGCCTGAGCCTGCTGTGTAAAGTCACCTTCAAGTCGGGGCCCTCCTTGTCGCCTGCCGCGGCCCCGAGTCCTTTAGCGCCCAAAGCCTCGCTTGGGGGCGGCGGACTCTTCGCCCCCTCGGGCGGCATTTCTTATGCTGAGGCTCTGAAGCAGGGGCCCCTGGCTCCCGGGGCCGCTCGCCCTCTGGGAGAGTTCTCTCGTGGGGCACAGGAAACCGAGGGCGGTGATGGCGATGGCGAAGGGTGTTCTGGTCCCCCTTCGGCGCCTGCGCCCCACAACCGGGCCCCACCGCCGCCCCCCTACACCACTTTCCCAGGCTCGAAGCCCAAATTCGACTGGGTGAGCCCTCCTGAAGGCCCTGAGCGCCACTTCCGCTTCAACGGAGCTGGAGGGGGCGTCGGGGCGCCCCGACGGCGGGCGGCCGCGCTCTCGGGGCCTTGGGGCTCTCCCCCGCCACCGTCAGGGCAGACGCACTCGGCTCCCGGGCCCCGAAGGCCCACGCCTGCCCTGCTGGCGCCTCCGATGTTCATCTTCCCGGCGCCCACCAATGGCGAGCCCGTGCGCTCGGGGCCTCCGGGTTCGCAGCAGataccgccaccgccgccgccgccgccgccgccgccgccgtcgccGCCCACGCCACCAGCCACGCCGCCTCCCGCACCGCCGCCCGCACCGCAGCCCACACCACAGCCCGCGGCCCTCCAGCCAACGCCGCTGCTGGTGGCCCGCCCACCCACCCCAGCAGTGGGCCTCGAGGAGTCAGTCCTGGCTACCACCCCAGCCCCTACCCTGTCCCCTGCCTTGGCCGCGGAGCAGATCCCGGCACCcgccctgcccccatccccatccccagcTCCCATCACCTCCCAGCCTTCGACGCCCGCGCCCCCGCCTATCAAGGGTCGCACGCGCAGGAACAAGGGTCCACGCGCGGCACGAGTCGCGGCTCGTGAAGATGCCACGCCTGGAGATGGCCCTCGCGAACGAACTACAGCTACCGATAGCGGGGGTGGTGGCAGCGGGGTCCCTACCAAGGGCGCCGCGCACCGCTGGCCGCCTTTTCAGGTGCTTAACTCTTGTCCTTGCAAGTGTTACTGCCGCCACCAGTCCCGCCATCGTCGCCTGCCACGCAACGTGTCTGCCTG gTTGAGAACACCTACCAACCACCTGAGCGAGCCACCCTGGGTTGCCACCATCAAGCTGGCTGGATCCTTGGTAGCTGGGTTGGAACACTACGACTTGCAAGCCACCCATTCCAACTGA
- the Psmd8 gene encoding 26S proteasome non-ATPase regulatory subunit 8, whose protein sequence is MFIKGKAPRPPPRERRRTPSGRLLRAVVAPPPPLGSTSRPHFRRASVSRRRCRKTGRRFAASRKMAAAAVNGGSGVSSSGPAAASGAVLQAAAGMYEQLKGEWNRKSPNLSKCGEELGRLKLVLLELNFLPTTGTKLTKQQLILARDILEIGAQWSILRKDIPSFERYMAQLKCYYFDYKEQLPESAYMHQLLGLNLLFLLSQNRVAEFHTELERLPAKDIQTNVYIKHPVSLEQYLMEGSYNKVFLAKGNIPAESYTFFIDILLDTIRDEIAGCIEKAYEKILFTEATRILFFNTPKKMTDYAKKRGWVLGPNNYYSFASQQQKPEDTTIPSTELAKQVIEYARQLEMIV, encoded by the exons ATGTTCATTAAGGGCAAGGCTCCGAGGCCACCACCCCGAGAGCGACGGCGCACCCCCAGCGGCCGGCTGCTGAGGGCCGTCGTAGCCCCGCCCCCGCCCTTGGGCTCCACCTCCCGGCCCCACTTCCGCCGGGCGAGCGTCAGTAGGCGTCGCTGCCGTAAAACAGGCAGGCGATTTGCCGCATCACGGAAGATGGCGGCTGCGGCGGTGAACGGAGGGTCTGGTGTCTCGAGCTCCGGGCCCGCGGCTGCCTCGGGAGCGGTTCTGCAGGCCGCGGCCGGCATGTACGAGCAACTCAAGGGCGAGTGGAACCGTAAAAGCCCCAATCTTAGCAAATGCGGGGAAGAGCTGGGCCGCCTCAAG CTGGTTCTTCTGGAGCTCAACTTCCTGCCAACCACAGGGACCAAGCTAACCAAACAGCAGCTCATTCTGGCCC GTGACATACTGGAGATTGGGGCCCAGTGGAGCATCCTACGCAAGGACATCCCCTCCTTCGAGCGCTACATGGCCCAGCTCAAATGCTACTACTTTGACTACAA GGAGCAGCTCCCTGAGTCGGCCTACATGCACCAGCTTTTGGGCCTCAACCTCCTCTTCCTGCTGTCCCAGAACCGGGTGGCTGAGTTCCACACAGAGTTGGAGCGCTTGCCTGCCAAGGACATCCAGACCAATGTCTACATCAAGCACCCTGTGTCCCTCGAACAA TACCTGATGGAAGGCAGCTACAACAAGGTGTTCCTGGCCAAGGGAAATATCCCCGCCGAGAGCTACACCTTTTTCATTGACATCCTGCTGGACACTATCAG GGATGAAATTGCTGGGTGCATAGAGAAGGCCTATGAGAAGATCCTCTTCACCGAGGCCACCCGAATCCTCTTCTTCAACACACCAAAAAAGATGACGGACTACGCCAAGAAG CGAGGGTGGGTCCTGGGCCCCAACAACTACTACAGTTTTGCCAGCCAGCAGCAGAAGCCAGAAGATACCACCATCCCCTCCACGGAACTGGCCAAACAGGTCATCGAATATGCCCGGCAGCTGGAGATGATCGTCTGA
- the Spred3 gene encoding sprouty-related, EVH1 domain-containing protein 3 isoform X2 has product MVRVRAVVMARDDSSGGWLPVGGGGLSQTTLECTLRPGLVYNKVNPIFHHWSLGDCKFGLTFQSPVEADEFQKSLLAALAALGRGSLTPSSSSSSSPSQDTAETPCPLTSHADSDSSSSHSRQETPPTAAAGPIVTVESASAFGPATPPQRRRSSAQSYPPLLPVTGIPEPSEPVPGVGGPGWGGRGYEDYRRSGPPAPLALSTCVVRFAKTGTLRGAAQGPPVSLPAPLTEAAPPAPPARPPPGPGPSPAPAKASPEAEEAARCVHCRALFRRRADGRGGRCAEAPDPGRLLVRRLSCLWCAESLLYHCLSDAEGDFSDPCACEPGHPRPAARWAALAALSLAVPCLCCYAPLRACHWVAARCGCAGCGGRHEEAAR; this is encoded by the exons ATGGTGCGGGTCCGAGCCGTGGTGATGGCCCGAGATGACTCCAGTGGGGGCTGGCTGCCTGTGGGGGGCGGGGGCCTCAGCCAG ACCACCTTGGAGTGTACCCTGAGGCCAGGCTTGGTTTACAACAAAGTGAACCCCATCTTCCACCACTGGAGCCTGGGTGATTGCAAGTTTGGGCTGACTTTTCAGAGTCCTGTAGAGGCTGATGAGTTCCAGAAGAGTCTGCTGGCTGCACTGGCGGCACTTGGCCGAG GCTCACtcactccctcctcttcctcctcctcctccccttcccaagACACCGCAGAGACCCCCTGCCCTCTGACG TCCCACGCAGACAGCGACTCCTCCTCCAGTCACAGCCGCCAGGAGACACCTCCCACCGCCGCAGCGGGCCCCATCGTGACAGTGGAGTCAGCCTCTGCCTTCGGGCCGGCCACGCCCCCCCAGCGCCGCCGCTCCTCGGCTCAG AGCTATCCTCCGCTTCTACCGGTCACGGGAATTCCGGAGCCCTCAGAACCCGTGCCCGGGGTAGGTGGCCCGGGCTGGGGCGGCCGCGGCTACGAGGATTACCGGCGCTCCGGGCCGCCCGCACCCCTCGCCCTGTCCACCTGCGTCGTACGCTTCGCCAAGACTGGCACGTTGAGGGGCGCAGCTCAGGGTCCCCCAGTGTCACTACCTGCCCCTCTCACCGAGGCTGCGCCTCCAGCGCCCCCGGCTCGCCCACCCCCGGGTCCCGGACCTAGCCCCGCGCCGGCCAAGGCCTCCCCGGAGGCTGAGGAGGCAGCGCGCTGCGTGCACTGCCGAGCGCTTTTCCGTCGCCGTGCGGACGGGCGTGGTGGCCGCTGCGCGGAGGCCCCGGACCCGGGTCGCTTGCTGGTGCGCCGTCTCAGCTGCCTGTGGTGCGCCGAGAGCTTGCTCTACCACTGCCTGTCGGACGCCGAGGGCGACTTCTCGGACCCATGCGCCTGCGAGCCGGGCCATCCGCGCCCCGCCGCGCGCTGGGCCGCGCTGGCCGCGCTGTCCCTGGCCGTGCCCTGCCTCTGCTGCTACGCGCCCCTGCGCGCCTGCCACTGGGTCGCAGCGCGATGTGGCTGTGCTGGCTGCGGGGGTCGCCACGAGGAGGCCGCGCGGTGA